The Doryrhamphus excisus isolate RoL2022-K1 chromosome 1, RoL_Dexc_1.0, whole genome shotgun sequence genome includes a window with the following:
- the LOC131127654 gene encoding gonadotropin subunit beta-1-like, with product MQLVVMAAVLALADARQSCSFGCKPRNVNISVESCGKMESVFTTICEGQCYHEDPVYMSWYQTKQNVCIGDWSYEVKHFKDCPVGVTYPVAKNCKCTTCNEDHTDCGRVPWVIPSCLASYLP from the exons ATGCAGCTGGTTGTCATGGCGGCAGTGCTGGCACTGGCGGATGCGAGGCAGAGTTGCAGCTTTGGCTGTAAACCGAGAAACGTCAATATCTCTGTGGAGAGCTGTGGCAAAATGGAGTCGGTCTTCACCACCATATGTGAAGGACAGTGCTACCATGAG GATCCAGTCTACATGTCTTGGTACCAGACCAAACAGAATGTCTGCATTGGGGATTGGTCCTATGAAGTAAAACACTTCAAAGATTGCCCAGTGGGTGTTACCTACCCTGTGGCCAAAAACTGCAAGTGTACCACATGTAACGAAGACCACACAGACTGCGGACGTGTTCCTTGGGTCATACCCAGCTGTTTAGCTTCTTACCTCCCTTAA
- the arl14ep gene encoding ARL14 effector protein, which translates to MPVVCASTGCNNKFVKGSDIRFYRFPLSKPSLSVKWVQSLGLKNFVPTANTCLCSEHFAPDCFRDYNGKQFLREDAVPTMFTHGQDSSKIELRKRASMTHSRDTSVANQIAQTLAERDRAREAANLRRDKRSTRGGRGGRGGKHLPDRQSFGGKSRVYDGKGRLLSNGKDMCDCLDVDCMGCFYPCTECSSRKCGFECRCDRKWLYEQVEVEGGEIIRNKYAF; encoded by the exons ATGCCGGTCGTTTGTGCGTCGACGGGCTGCAATAATAAGTTTGTGAAGGGGTCAGATATTAGATTTTATCG GTTTCCACTGAGTAAACCTTCACTTTCCGTCAAATGGGTTCAGAGCCTGGGGTTGAAAAACTTTGTCCCAACAGCCAACACCTGCCTGTGTTCAGAGCATTTTGCACCGGACTGCTTCAGGGACTACAATGGAAAACAGTTCTTGAGGGAGGACGCAGTGCCGACAATGTTCACTCATGGGCAAGACTCTTCTAAG ATTGAACTACGGAAACGAGCCTCAATGACACATTCCAGGGACACAAGCGTCGCAAATCAAATTGCACAAACACtagcagagagagacagagcaaGGGAGGCTGCCAATCTCCGCAGGGACAAAAGGAGCACAAGG GGTGGACGTGGAGGGCGTGGTGGAAAACATCTGCCTGATAG GCAGAGTTTCGGAGGCAAGAGCAGAGTTTATGACGGCAAAGGTCGACTCTTATCCAATGGCAAGGACATGTGTGACTGTTTGGATGTGGACTGCATGGGCTGCTTCTATCCCTGCACCGAGTGCAGCTCACGCAAGTGTGGATTCGAGTGCCgatgtgacaggaagtggcttTACGAGCAGGTAGAAGTGGAGGGAGGAGAGATCATCCGCAACAAGTATGCCTTTTAG
- the nr1h3 gene encoding oxysterols receptor LXR-alpha — protein MSTLSVTDIPDVGQDESKVFDSAAELQLDCMVEESNGSTRMKRGSLLSLSDLSQPDDFRAPPQNGPAMTGMNSPLLVDPSDIKPDPAVGDTSSSIDGQPVKRKKGPAPKMLGNEVCSVCGDKASGFHYNVLSCEGCKGFFRRSVIKSAQYSCKNNGRCEMDMYMRRKCQQCRLRKCREAGMLEQCVLSEEQIRLKKMKKQQDEETARSSTVVTPTPPQEAASLDPQQQEMIEKLVAMQKQCNKRSFLDRPKVTPWPQNQDLQNREVRQQRFAHFTELAIMSVQEIVDFAKQLPGFLELTREDQIALLKTSTIEIMLLETSRRYNPAIESITFLKDFSYNKEDFAKAGLQFEFINPIFEFSKGMNDLQLDEAEYALLIAINIFSADRPNVQDHDLVERLQQPYVDALRAYIMIKRPNDHLMFPRMLMKLVSLRTLSSVHSEQVFALRLQDKKLPPLLSEIWDVNE, from the exons ATGTCAACGCTGTCTGTGACTGATATCCCAGATGTTGGTCAAG ATGAGAGTAAAGTGTTTGACAGTGCTGCAGAGCTGCAGCTGGACTGCATGGTTGAGGAGAGCAATGGCAGCACCAGAATGAAGCGTGGAAGTCTGCTATCCCTGAGCGACTTGTCGCAGCCAGATGACTTTCGTGCACCTCCTCAGAATGGCCCCGCCATGACTGGGATGAACAGCCCTTTGTTAGTAGATCCAAGTGACATCAAACCTGATCCAGCAGTGGGTGACACATCTTCCAGCATAg ATGGTCAGCCAGTCAAGAGAAAGAAGGGTCCTGCCCCTAAAATGCTGGGGAACGAGGTGTGCAGTGTATGTGGTGACAAGGCCTCCGGTTTCCACTACAACGTACTAAGCTGTGAGGGCTGCAAGGGCTTTTTTCGACGCAGTGTCATTAAAAGTGCCCAGTACTCCTGCAAGAACAACGGACGCTGTGAAATGGATATGTACATGCGACGCAAGTGCCAGCAATGCCGCCTACGCAAGTGTCGCGAGGCAGGCATGCTAGAGCAGT GTGTTCTTTCTGAAGAGCAAATCAGACTAAAGAAGATGAAAAAGCAGCAGGATGAGGAAACGGCGCGTTCGTCTACAGTGGTCACTCCCACTCCTCCACAGGAAGCAGCTTCACTGGATCCACAGCAGCAGGAAATGATTGAAAAACTGGTGGCTATGCAGAAGCAATGCAACAAAAGATCCTTCCTCGATCGACCGAAAGTGACG CCGTGGCCACAGAATCAGGATCTACAGAATCGAGAAGTGCGTCAGCAGCGTTTCGCCCACTTCACTGAGCTCGCCATCATGTCAGTCCAGGAGATAGTGGATTTTGCCAAGCAGCTCCCTGGATTTCTTGAGCTCACAAGAGAGGACCAGATTGCTCTGTTGAAGACGTCAACCATagaa ATTATGCTGCTGGAGACATCTCGTCGATACAACCCTGCCATTGAGAGCATAACATTTCTGAAGGATTTTAGCTATAATAAGGAGGATTTCGCAAAAGCAG GCCTTCAGTTTGAGTTCATTAATCCCATCTTTGAGTTTTCTAAAGGAATGAATGACCTGCAACTGGATGAAGCTGAGTATGCTCTGCTCATTGCCATCAATATATTTTCAGCAG ATCGGCCAAATGTGCAGGATCATGATCTTGTGGAGAGGCTACAGCAACCATATGTTGACGCTCTGCGTGCTTACATCATGATAAAGAGACCAAAT GACCACTTGATGTTCCCACGCATGCTGATGAAGCTGGTGAGCCTTCGTACACTGAGCAGCGTGCATTCCGAGCAGGTTTTTGCCCTTCGCCTTCAGGACAAGAAGCTTCCCCCGCTGCTGTCTGAAATCTGGGACGTCAATGAGTGA